In Sorghum bicolor cultivar BTx623 chromosome 10, Sorghum_bicolor_NCBIv3, whole genome shotgun sequence, one genomic interval encodes:
- the LOC8071361 gene encoding uncharacterized protein LOC8071361, with product MEFFPDGMHLRLRNRKHGTYLHADEDGVYVSLTLHRASLNTAWQVHRVLRSGGDYVLLHSAAYGRYLALSPEQVSLVYVGHRAVQGVYESPEQDDVLWEAVWVDDEGGDVLMLHASNRLLRAAPWNPLLNSCVFVDIDNAGAMMHWVVEAIPLRPEPPPLPALPIGVVLWRKIVYMRADDHGNFDPLARRTYDFSGRSLNQLTGDLANQLREPFHRITLCVRAGSHGRLTPLAIDLPSNQQAMEIIVLTTMSPAASVLRHPNVDAP from the exons ATGGAGTTCTTCCCCGACGGGATGCACCTGCGGCTGCGCAACCGCAAGCACGGCACGTACCTCCACGCCGACGAGGACGGCGTGTACGTCTCCCTGACGCTGCACCGCGCCTCCCTGAACACGGCGTGGCAGGTGCACCGCGTCCTGCGCAGCGGCGGCGACTACGTCCTCCTCCACAGTGCAGCCTACGGCCGCTACCTCGCGCTCTCGCCGGAGCAGGTGTCGCTGGTCTACGTCGGCCACCGCGCCGTCCAGGGCGTCTACGAGAGCCCGGAGCAGGACGACGTGCTCTGGGAGGCCGTCTGGGTGGACGATGAGGGCGGCGACGTCCTCATGCTCCACGCCTCGAACCGTCTCCTCCGCGCCGCCCCCTGGAACCCACTCTTGAACAGCTGCGTCTTCGTCGACATCGACAATGCCGGCGCGATGATGCATTGGGTGGTCGAGGCCATCCCCCTGAGACCGGAGCCGCCGCCACTGCCAGCC CTTCCCATTGGAGTTGTGTTGTGGCGGAAGATCGTATACATGAGGGCAGATGATCACGGGAACTTCGATCCGCTCGCTAGGAGAACGTACGATTTCAGCGGCAGGTCCTTGAACCAACTGACGGGCGACCTGGCGAATCAGCTGCGCGAACCGTTCCACCGCATCACGCTGTGCGTGCGCGCCGGCTCCCATGGGCGGCTGACCCCTTTGGCCATCGACCTGCCTTCCAACCAGCAGGCGATGGAGATCATTGTCCTCACCACCATGTCACCAG CGGCTTCGGTGTTGCGGCACCCAAATGTTGATGCACCATAG